The Streptococcus sanguinis genome contains the following window.
GAAAGTAGTAGAGCTATCAATTGACAAACATAAAAATAAGGAAAGTAAGAAAGATTGATATTTTTTAATTTTTTCAACTCTACAAAAATACCAAACTATAAATAGAGGGAGAAAAAATGACAGCGTATAAGATGGAAATGAGATTTCAAATGAAAACACATGCCCTAAAAAAGCAATTATAAACGGAATTATAATCTCAAGACTAAAGCAAACAGCTACAAAAAAGCGAGTATGCTTAATTTTAGTGATTTTTGATAAAATCACTAAAAATGCAGCTAAATTAATAAAAGGATGAACAATTAATCCGATTATTTCAAGTGACATAAATTTCTCCCCTAAACTTTAAAATTCTTATCTTCCAAAAATCCAATCCCATGGATTTGGAACGCCTCTTAAATCCCAAAAGGTTTGAACAAGTGAA
Protein-coding sequences here:
- a CDS encoding competence protein, with amino-acid sequence MKIYSFQIAANSNSLVQTFWDLRGVPNPWDWIFGR